The Elephas maximus indicus isolate mEleMax1 chromosome 11, mEleMax1 primary haplotype, whole genome shotgun sequence genome contains the following window.
GCTGCTGCTTAGGTGCAGAAAGGTCAGTGTGTGCCCAGAGTGTGCTGGGGCCGGGACATCTGGTTGCAGAGTGGGTGCTCACTCTGCCTCCCCGCGCACAGGACCTCAGTGCGCACCATCACCTCACAGCCAGCCCACGCTCCCTCCTGCAGGGTGGAcacctgtctccctctctctgctgAACTCCAGCCCAGCCAACCACCTGGCCATGCAAATCCCAGGCCCCTTCCCTGAtttctggggtgggggtgggggcgggggggagattGCTCCTAGGTGGGTCCTGAGCAGACACAGCATCCCGTGCTGTCACAGTCTATTTCACCCACCCAATGTTAAGCTTCCTTAAAGAAGGAACTAGGCTGTCTTGGCCCAGAGCAAACTTCCACAAGTCTCTGCTCAGCTGAAGTGGTTTCTTAAAAGGGAAAAGGAGGGCAGCAGGCTAGATGATGGTCCAGTGTTTTATGAGGAGAAATGGGGACAGAGGTTGGGGGTTGAGAGTAGGAGAGAGATGAAGACAGAAACCCAGAAAGAGCAAGTGAAAATACTCATAAGAAAGGGGAGGAAATGCAGGAAAGCAATGACAGGCCCCGAGAAAGTGAGAGCGCCAGAGATCTGGCTGTGGCTAAGCACAGAAAGATCCAGAGGAAGAACAAGTACAGGAAAGGGACAGAAGCCAGAGAAACAGAGACCCTGCACAGGCTTAGAGAAAACGGGACAGGAAACACTAGCACTTGGACAGCAGGGCCTGGACACCAAGGTGGACGTGTCCAAGACAGTAAAGAGAGGGGCAGGCTTGGGGCCCAGCGGAGAGCATATGGAAAGCTCACCTTGATCTCCGGGGCTGTGCTGAACTGCGGGGGCCCATTGAGTAGGGCCCCCGCTGCCTTGGCCTCACTGAAGCTGGGCGTCGGGGAGCTGGAGGGATTCACAGGTAGTGGCACCAAGAGGCTGGGTCCCCCGGCGTTGTTCCCTGAGCCTGGGGCCACACCACCAGCCCCTGGTGGAGCTGCCACACTGGGTTCCTTTCTGAGTAGAAGACAGAGAAGAGGGTGCTCAGAGGAAGCCAAGAGTAGGGAGGTATgggcagagagagggaggagtCAGAGAGAGGGGAGTCCAAGGTGGGATCTGGAGGGACAGATGGAGGTAGGCATGAGGAGAGGCAGCTTGCTGTAAGATCCCAGGGGCAGAGCAGACCCCAGCCTTGGGAGTCACCGCTTATCAGTGCTGCAAGGCAGGGAGCAAGGCTGCTCAGGACACTCCCACAGAAGACCACAAGGGCAACTAGCAGGTAAAGGGGAGAAGAGCTCTTGGGACTTCAGCAGGGAATAGGCAGGCCCTGGGGAAGGGTCCAGGGAGGGGGAACAAAGGTGTGGGAAGTGAATGTACCAACCACAAACCCAAGCACTCTGAGCAGAGTGGATGGAAGTCAGGTGCTTCCCCCAGGACAGCCTAACTAAGCCTGGGAAGAGGCCAACCAAGAGGGGACCTTCCTTCATCCCTCAAGGAGACCAGAGCTCTCAGGGCACTATTCTGGAGACATGGGGAAAAGCTTGGAGGGGTGGTGGGGAAGTGGAAGGAGGCCTTTGGGCTGTTGCATTCTGGAAGACTGACGGGAGCCACAGTGCGGTTGGGCATGGGTggtgggggagaagggagagaaacaggagctcCTGTGGACAAGGGGCAGTCGGAGCACATTCCAGGAGGCACCCACAGTGGGTGTGTGGGGAGAGAAGGGAAATCCCAATTATAAGAGGAAACACTTCAGAACATTCCAGAGGGCAAAGCTGGAGATGTATGCAGCAAGTGTCCCAGGTGGGAAAAAATGGTACACAGGTCTAGCCAAGGTGGCAGATCAGTGAGGGATGGGCGGTACCCATGAGACAAGGGCAGGGGAAGGAGGCGGGGTGGCCAAATCACTCACGAGGTGCTGGGAGGTGGGTTGTGGGGGCCGGGCGGGGGACCCAAAGCCTGGTTGTTGGTGCTGCTGCCCCCACTGCTGCTCAGAGCCACCTCTGCTGGGCTATCTGCCACCACGGAACTGTAGCCTAGGGcaggaggaggggaagagaagggGCTGTGGGCTACTATCCCAGTCTCCCCTCCTGCCCCACACCCCCATCTCCCCACTCACTGGTGGCGCCGTTCTGCTTGCCAGCACCTCCAGCTCCACTGCTGttattgctgctgctgctcccgcctcctcctcctccaccaccacctcccccgCCAGGCTGGACACTGGGGGGCCGGGGCTGGGCTGTGCTGGGCCCACTGGGGGctggtggggccacagcctgggCATAGGGAGCAGGAGTGCCCGAGTTGTGGCTGGGAGCTGGACTGGCCTTGGATCCCATGGCACTTGAGGGTGCTGCTGGGGCGGGGGCCCCATTGTTGCCAGGGGTGgtgctcagggcagaagtggcagGCGGGGGGCCGGAGGAGTAGCTTGGTGGCACAGCTGGGGACTGAGGGTGCTGGTTGCTGTGTACAGGCTTGGAGCCATTTTTGGCTGGAGACTGGGTGGGATAGAGAAGAGGGTCAGGACACCCTACTCTCGGCAGGCAGGTCTCTCACACACCTGGCCTCTGACCCGGCTGAGGTTTCATCTTCCACACACTCGCCTCCTTGCTGCCCCACTGCCGCTCTTGTCCACGTGGCTCCACTCACTGCCACCATACTGACGGGACTCCAATCTATTTCTGGCCATACCTGGATCCCCAAGGCCTCCCTGGATACTTCCCCACATGTCCCACCAGGATGGGGTACACCATTTGTGTCCTCAGTAAGAGAGAACAGTGGGAAAAACCTGTCTGCCCAATGACAGCGGATGAGGTGGAAACACCTAAATCTCTATCAATACGCAATTAGGTGGTACAAACCAAAGGTCCAGCAAGGACTCTAACGTCTTCAATACGAGATTAGCTATGACGGTCTACATGTTTAAGGGTAGGAGGCAAAAtatctggccctcagcctctgcctctCTCCCGGACCCCCTGCCTACCCTGCCTCTCCCCTCACTGCTCCTGACCAAGGACAATTCCCTGCCCCTAGTCTCAGCAAGGCCCACCCCATTAGGACCATCTGCACGCTAGCCACAGAGGGGATCCGGACCCCTTGAACGCCTGCTTCCCGTGCCTTCCTCCTGTGGCAGCACCGTCCACAGCGCACTCCTATCCTGGGGCATCAGCAGAATTCACAGGGGCAGTGCTGAGATATGCTGTGTACTGTCTGCCCCTCATGGAAGCTGACAATGCCCATCAGCACAGCAAAAGCCCCGAGAAGCCCCCTAGAACAAAAACCTGACAGATGTTCCTAACGTAATGTTTTTCAGCCTTGTCTGACCCTTTCAGAGCTAGTCTACAGGGTCCACACTCCTCAGTCTGACGATTCAAGGTCCATCACAATGAGGCGCTGGTCCCCCACAGACCCTACCTGTAGTCTCGATACCGCTACGTTTTTCCCCAGGACGCTGGCTTTCCTACCTGCCATGCCTCTCCCCAGAGTGTCCACTGTTTCCTGCTTTCTCCTCTAAAGCCCAGCACACAGACCGCTTCTGAGCACCATCTCCTGACTGCCACCCCAGCCAAGGTGGTACCTGGTGACACCCACTGCACAGATCTGCCAGGATCTCCCTCCAGGGCAGACATTGACCCTTAGCCCACCTCTGCACCTCCAAGACCTAGTGCACTGCCTGGTACTCGGCCCTCATCCACCTCGGGGAGCATGTGAATGAGGACGGAGACACTTGTCACATCCAGGTTCTGACCCACCTGGCTGACCTCACTATCTGTTGATCGGCCCCTCTTCTTGTCGTCCTCGGAGTTTTCCTGAGAGGGAGACAGAGTCAGAAGTCCTTGTGAACTCTGGGCCCTATATACAAACGTCAATTTCTGAGCCACCCAGGATCTAGACCAGGCGTTGACCCCAGCCCTGGGGAAAGCCCCACCACAGACTAGGACTGGACCTCCTCTGAGAACCCACTAGATCCTGCTTCTGGTGTCCTGGTCTCCTGAGAGCCAGCCACCCACTGCCTAGCTCTAAGGACCCAGAAACTGCTCTCCTTATGGGAACAGCCCCTGGGTTCCACCCCAAGGCGCCCAGTGCCCAGTCTCCCTCAGGCACCAAGCAGGGGCCCCTCTCACAGCATACACGAAGGACCCAACTCCCAGAAGTAGAGGCCTCAGCCCTTTCAAGGTCTAGACAGACACCTGGACCCCTGCGTCTTCAATGACCCTCCCCAAGCCACTCCTGAGAGACCCTGCTTCCATTTCTTGACTTCCAGCACCCCCTCAGGAACCCAGACCCCTGCTCCCTGGGCTCAAGGGGACCCTGGATGCAGACACCCAGCCTCACCGTGGTGCAGTTGGCTGGGCTGGGCGGGATAGGCGAGCTGGAGGTGGTGGAAGTAGGTGTGCTGCTCGACTGGTTGAAGACCTCATCCTCCATGTGGCTGTGGCTGGGTGGGGAGGTGGCGACCAGCGCCTGTGCTGTGGGGCAGCAGGGGGGTGGGCTCAGCCAGCTCTGGTGCCCTCCCCTGACCCTCCCCCCATGCCCACAGGCCAGCCCTGGGGCCTCACGAATGTCCTCGAGGTCCAGGTCGTCGTAGAGGAACTCGTTCTCCTCGAAGTCAGGGTACTGGGAGGAGTCGACGTAGTACTCGACATCGTCCTTGATCTTGCGGATGGCGTCGACGAGGATGGAATCATTGTCTAGCATGCGCAGGATGGTCTCCAGCATGCGCACGTGATAGCGGTGCTTCTCGATGTGCCGCTTCAAGCCCTCAATCCGGTCCTGCTTCTGCTGGCGAGCCCAGGGCCAGGCTCAGGGGCAGCCCGGCGCCTTTCCCGGCCCTCCTGCCCCCACAGAACCTGTCCTCAGTCCCAGACCCCCATGAGACCCAGAGGCCCCACACCAACCCCTCCCGGCTCGGGGCAGCATGGAGGCTGCCTGCCCCGACTTCTGTGGGAACCCCATCTCAGGCCTGGACACCTAGGGGATCCGACAGCTCCCACCCCAGGCCTCTTGAATTCAGGAAGCCCAAAGTCTACTCAGGTCCCTGTGACCCTCTGAAAGATGCAAAGATCCTAGCACCTGCCTATAACACAGGCCCTGTCATACCCAGCTGCCTGCTGGGTGCCCCCCCACCGGGTTTGACCACCTTCTGGGATAAAGAAATACCCACCACACtcaaacagtaataacaaccatcCCCATTTGTGCAAAGCTTGCTGTTTATCATCACAATAATCTTCATCATAACCAGGACCACCCTCCATGCCATCCACAGGTAACCCCAGATTCCAAAGCCCAGCCCCTAGGCTCTCTAGGGACCTTACCCACCCCCAAGACCCCACCCCACAACTTCCTTTAGGATTTGACATTTTAGTCCCAATTCCAAACCTCTCTCTCTTCAAGGAGAGAGCACAGGGTCCCAAACCCCTCAGTCTTAGACATCCAACTCTGATGGCACAGCTCCCAGCTCCCCAGCCACTCCCCAGCTTCTGCGAGGACAAGCTCTGTTCCCTGTGCCAACAAGCAGAGACAGCTTGGATCCCTTTGAACTCAAACCCTACAAATCTGGAGTTTTAGAATCTGGGCCTCAGAATCATGGCCTTTAGTACAAAATCTCCCCACCCTGTGGGACTCTTTGGATCTCATACTTGCTCTGCAGCTCAAGTTGATCTCACTGCCTTCCTCCTAAACCACTTCTCTCCTCAAAGGCCCTACTGCTCTCACACAGACACCCAGGCTAGACCCCTGAGGCTGTCTCATGTCCACCTGGCCCATTTCCAGGCAGCTGCAAAGTTCTGCCAATTCTGCCTCCACTATCCCAGCTCCTCACCTCTGGCCCCATGTGCCCTGAGGATCTAGCCCCCACTTCCGCAGCATGCCAGCCCATCGCTATCTTCCACCTCGGGCACTGGGGCTCCCCCTACTCACATCCTTGTCGCCCTTCTTCTTGCGTGTCTGCACCGACAGGGACTCCACCTCACTCTCAAACTGGTCCACCTGCATATTCAGGGTGTCGATGGTGTTCTAGGGGGCAGGGGAGAGAAAGTCAGCCCAGAGCCCCTTGTGGGCCAGGGAGGGCAGGACCCCCAGTGCTCACCTCCTCTTTTCAACCCCAGCTCACCGTGAGCCACTGGCcaacctcttccttctccttctgggCAGGGTCCACCTTTTGGGCCAGACCCAGGCCCTCCTTGCTGTAAGCTTTGGTTTTGGTCTCTCGTTCCACCACCTTGAACCGTTCCATTTGCTGTGGAGAGTGCAGTTGGTGGGAGAGACAGTGACTACGTGAGCCTATGGCCCCTCCTTTCAAGCTCCGAGCACTTCCCCTCCCTTAGGCATGGAGAccttcctcctcttcccaggACCTCTGGGGGACCCAGGAATCAGGCCACCTTCCCCCCTAGGGACCTACGCTCTGGGTGCCTACCGTCTCAATAAGCTTGCGGTTGTCTATAAGCTGCCTCTTATCCTTGATCTCGTTGGATGCTACCCATGTCTTGATCTGGTCCCTCAGCCGCTGCGGACAGGAACAGCAGGAAAGTCAGATGGCTTCAAGTCCTGGAAATTGAGGCCCCTGCTCCCACCTCTCCAGGGACCCAGTCGTCCACTCCCACTGTACCCTCTACCCTCAGGACACAGATGTCCGGCCTCCCCAGCCCCCTCACTTGTAGCTTCTTAATCTCCTTCTTTAGATCAGCCTCATACTTTTCTTTCTGATTCGCGTTGGCTGCATTGTGGAGCTGAGGGGTAGAGAGAACGCAGGAGTCAGCATGGCAGTGGCAGTCCTAGTGTCTGTGCCAGTGGAGGGCGGGGGCTTGCCACCCTCCTCCATGAGCCTGAGGCCCTGGGACCCAGCCCTCCTGATCCACCCCAGAGGGCTCTTCTTTGGTCCTTGGCACCTGGTCATGTAGCCCCTCTCCCCGGCTGACACCCAGAGATTCTGAACCTCCTCCCACTCTCTCCTCCCTGGAGACCCAGATTCTTATAGCCCCAGCCTCTGTACCTTCTGCCAAATATCCTCAAACTGCTCCACGCCCTCGGACACCTTCTTGAGGCAGCGATCAATCTCACCTGGCCAGGGGAAAAGGAAGGCTCTTAGGTTTCTGCCAAGGCAGCAGGCGTCTAATGAGAAGGTCAGAGAAGAGAGCACATGGTACACAGGCAATGTGCAGTCCAGTACCTTGGAGTTTGCGCTTGTCCGCCATCTTCCCTGCCCTACAGACGCACTCTCTTCATACTCCCTTGGAGACGGACGCTGCTGGGGGAGATTGGGAACAAATACAGTTATTTCCCGGCGAGGCTAATCGCAGAGACAGGGGTGTGGTTGGGAACGGCCAGGGAGTAACTGTGCAGGTGGGATGGTAACGGAGGACACATCTCCTACCCAACCAGAGACCAGGCCCACGATGACCCAGCCCAAGCTCTGGCCTGCAGGGGAACTCGAGAGGCTTATTGAAACAAAAAGTTATACCCTTTTGTGTGCCTCTGACCCAGGAAGTGGAAAATTCCTAAAGCATGGAATACCTTCTCCCCAGTAGTCACACTCAAAAGGCTATTTCAGAGCAGGCAACAGTTACGCAGCACACAGCTGACTGCTGGGGAGAAAGGCATGAGACCTGGAGCTCACACTTCCTGTGCAGAGGGGCTGGGCACAGGGGTGACTAGGATCTCAGCACCAGGAGAAGTGATCCCCTCAGTCCATTCATGAGACAAGAGCAGGGACACCTCATGGAGGTGGGCCTGAGAGTGTGTACAGATGACCTGTGGAGAGGGCCAGCAGGTAGGGTGACAGGAGATGCCTACAACTCTGAGGAGCTGAGACCACCACACAGACAGGATCTTAGACCTCCACGAAGGCTGTGTCAGGGCAGAATCCTTAAACCAGAAGGTAACACTCCTAACTCAAAGAGGCTGACACCAAGACAAGCTGGGAACCTGGGCCAGCCCCAGAGAGGGCCAGGAGAAGATCTACCTCTGACAAAGAGGGAAGGGGGTGGCTGGCTAAAAGGGAGTAATCTGCACTCACAAAGGAATTCCATATCAAATGAATCGGAAACTTAGACTCAAGGAAACAGAAACCAACATGGCAAATGCCCAATACTGAGTGAGGGACTCCCCACCCTAAAGGAAGCAACATGCAACTCAGAGGGGCCTGGCAACCAAGGGGAGTTGAGTTGCTGGGAGCTGGCAGCTGCACCTCCGGCCCCAACACCCACACCAGCGGGAGTTGCAGGGAGCTGTGGGAGGGTCATGCTACTAGGACTCCACAGGTGGCAGCAAAGGTTCCCCCCACAAAGGAGCTCCTGTGGATCCAAGGAGCCCCTACTCTACGGGCACAGAGTAGCCCTGAGCTATTGAGGCTGAAGCATCCCTACACCAATGGCAGAgcccaaactcacccagagggaAGTCAGACCAAAAGGAGTCCCCACCCAGGGAGAAGGTACCATCTCTGAACAAtcctgtccaatagaactttctccCATAATGGAAATATCctgtatctgtgctgtccaatatggttgcCACTGGCCACACGTGGCTACTCAACGCTTGGAATGTAGCTAGTGTAACTGAtgaacttaatttttattttaattaattaaaatttaagttgTTACACATGACTAGGAGCTGCTGTATAAGGCAGCATGACAGACCGAGCTTTAAAACAAATGGcccacaaaggatggaaaaggtgTCCTAACCCCAGGGAGGCTGTACCCGACTCGCTGTAGGGATCCATTCCAGGAGGTGGCAGGTCGGGGTGGTACCTCAGACTCACaccaaataaaaaatcaaatctactgccgttgagtcgattccaacttatagccaccctacaggacagaataaaattgccccacagggttttgaagactgtgatctttatgggaacagactgccacatcttttctctcacagagttgtCTTCTGgattcaaaccgcagaccttgtggttagcagcccagcactactgcaccaccagggctccttaccttagtactcaaagtagCTTCAATCTCCTCAGTAAAaggtctgacaaaaaaaaaaaaaaggcagtaccCTCATGCGGGGTCAGGTAACAAGCCCTACATGGGACCCAATCCTGAGATGAGGAAAATGCCAGCTCCAAGAAAGCAATGTAGTCAGACACAAGGGTCCAGGAGGCAGTTCCGCAGAGGAGATGCCAACTAAGGTGAGGCCTGGACGTCAGCACTGAGGGGTGCTCCCATATTACCTACAGAGAAAGGTCGCCTCCTGCATGCAGGAAACAAAAACATTAAAGGAGAGCTTGCTCTTCCCTCCACCTCAGGAGCCCAGCATGGGATCTGGGCTGGGGCTCTAGGTCAGAGCAAGAATATGCCTTAGAGTTTACACCCCCAGGCAAAGGGCTCTACACCTCAGCCTCTACAGTGAAGGAAGGGGTCAGGAAACTAGCCCAGGGGGGAAGCTAATCTCCTCACAGAGAGGGGACCATCCTACTGGGGCAAGAAGTCCTAAAGGAGTCAGAAGTGAGGCGCGGGGAACAAGAGCCCTAGCCCAGAAAGGTGATATTTGGAACAGAAAAGTCCGATAACAAAGTGGGCAACAGCTCAGGCCCAGAGAAGATCACGCCAAAAAGTGTCACTGATGCGGGGTTAGGCAGCTCCTCCACAGAGAAGGGGTGAGAGCTATACTATAGGCCTGGGGCATCATCTCCCCCAGAGAGGCTGCGTCCTTCAGTGGCCAGGAGCCTTGGCCACAGTGGAGGCACCATCCCCCCACAGAAAAATCCCACACTGATAGGGTACTTGTACCTTAGACCCGCACAGCAAAGGGCCAGGGAGAAAGGAAGATGGAGCTTGAGTCTTGAAGGAGACCTTCCACCAAAGAAAAGCCCTCCTCACTCCGGGGACTGACCGTGATCCCTGGGAGAAGGTCACTGTAACTGGGCCCGTTCTGAGGGGGTGGGCACCTCAGGCACTGCAGAACTAGTACTCTCACAGTGAGGGGCCGTAAACAGACATGGCAGGATCAGACGCTCAGCCCAGGAGGAGACTTAACCAAGAGGAGGCCTTTGTCTATGAGAGAGGCACATCCCACACGTGAGGAGCCCAAAATGaccaggtggggtggggtgagcaGCACATCATACCCACAGGAGCCAACAACCCTTACaacaagaaaccaaaaataaGATAGAAGGGCTCCTAAAACTTCATCTCAGGGGAGATGACACTGTCTACATAAAGAAGCCTGCCAAGGAGTAGGGTGGGTGGGCAGAAGGCTTAGTCCTGAGAAGAAACACAGGTGGCTTTTAATCTTGAGCACTGTCAGGTGTCCATACAGAAAGGCCTGGTTCCATGGGGTGAGGCACCTTAGATCCAGGGAGCTACACCTCCACAGCAAGGAGCTACGAACCGGAGTAGGCACAGCTCTGGCTGGGAAGTGAAGTCAGAGGGCAAGCCTTAGCCCTGGAGGCAGGTGATGCTGCCACATGGAAGGCAGCCGATAAGGGAAGGTGGGGCATTAGGTCCTAGGGTGGTGGGGCATTAGGTCCTAGGGTGGAGGTCCATTCTCCCCACTGAAAAGGCCTCATACTGAGGGTGGGGGACTGGTTGCACCTGAGCAGTCCTTGGTTCCAGAGAAGGGGATGACGGTGAGATCTGTTTCCAAGTCTCAGGTACCTGACACTCCCACTGCAAGGAACCGTCACCTTAAGAGAGAGCAGAGCCTTAGTTCCACAGAGACAGCAcaaggaggagaagaaagagcATCAGCCCTAGGCACACATGCCAGAGCAGGATCCTTAGCTCCACAGTGGGGGAACACACCGAGGTATGGACACCTTGAATCCAGGAGAGAGATGCTACCAACATCAAGTAAGGCAGGAACCTTACCCCTGGAGAAGGCAACACCAGAAAAGGTTTCTTACTCTGAAGAAAAAGCACAATTCCGGACAGAAAGGCCATACCCTACAATACAGGAACCCATGTTTGGGAAGCCTCATGTGGGGTGGGGATGTGAGCCAAGAGGGTTTCTCAGTGTTGCCGAGAAGTTTACACACCCACAGTGAGGGACTGACACCAATACCATGGAGGTGTGGGATCCTAGGCCCTGGAGAGATCACACTCCCAAAGAAGGGACTGATGTGGAGGGGAGTAGAAGCCTCAGACCTAGGAGAGGTGACAGTCGTATCAGATGAGGTGCCAAAAAAACCAGTACCACAAGGGCAGAAGCAGTACTCCTGGGGGAGGTGACAGCTTCTGAactaaaagcaaaaccaaacccactgccgttgcgttgattctgactcacagcaaccctacaggacagagtagaactgccccacagagtttccaaggagcgcctggtggattcaaactgccaacctcttggttagcagccgtagtacttaaccactacaccaccagagtttccgctCCTGAACTAGGCATGTGCATTTAGGAAATGGGGTACTTCCACTGCCCACAACAGGAAATCACAAACAACATAAAGTGGGAGCTTGGGATGTTTCACCAAGACAGGACCAGGTATCTGAAGGGAGCTAAAAAGCACCCCCCTATCAATACTGCAGTGGCGATGACATCACAAGAAAGCCTACCGTGAAAGAGGCAAATGAGAGAGGCAAGTCACTGGGACCCAGATGGAATCACATCCGAAAAGTCAGGGGCAGAGGACACCAAGATCAAAGGGGTGAGACCTGTGACCTCAGGTAATAGAGGAGAGTTTTGAATCCCAAAAAAAGTCATGCTCCTCCCAAATGGAAGCCCCAGACTCTGATATGTAAAAAGCCTCAGTTCTAGGGGACTTTTCCCAGGAACAGGGAAAACCTACAGGTTGAGCGATGGAAACTTTTGAGCATGGGAGGGAGGTTAAGTCCAACTATAGGGAGCTGGGCACTTCAATCCAGGGTTATCCATCCTCCAAATCTCCAAAGAGGACCCCCATCAGATACCAAGGGGAACTAGAACTTTAGATGGGAGGGGGGGTCATACTCTAAAGAGATGGCATCAATGGTGGTGGGGGGGTGCAGAAAAGTGAGCCCCCCCAAGAGGGGTACTTGGGCTGGAGAGCTAGCACCTGCACACCAGGATTAAGGTAGGCGCCCAGGCCAAGAGGTGACCCGCCAACAAAAGACACTGAGGCTAAGATGGGCAGAACCCGACCCCAAGGGGGTGGGCACCTGAGCTCCTCCCAAAAGGAAGCCCTGGGCTCAGAGATGTAGAAACCTCGGCGCTAGGGGACTTTCTCAGCGAGCAACGGAAGAGCTACGGACTAAGAGGTGGAAACTTTGAGCGCGGATGGGACGTTAAGTCAACTACAGGGAGCCAGGCTCTTCGATCCAGGTGGGGTTATCCCCTAGATCGCCAAAAAGGCTATCCCATCAGATACTAAGTGGAAGCTCACACCTACTTAGACCTAAGGGGTGGGGAGTTTATACTCCAGAGACTGCATCAATGGTAGGAGGAACACCCTCCCACAAGAGGGGTCCTCGGGCTGGAAGGCTGGCACCCGTGCCCCAGCCAGGCGGTGACCCCCAAAAGAAGGCACTGAtgccgggggggggggcagaCCCTGACCCCCGAGGGGGCGGGCACCTGAGCCGAGGGGCGCAGACATCCTTCCAGAAGGAGCCAATACCAACAGGGAGAGGGGCGGGCCTCGTACACGGGAGGGCGCACCCCTCGCACCCCGACCGAGGGGCCCGACACGGATGCCACGCGGGGCGGGGCCGGAGCCCAGGGTCGCGGGAAGGGCCCGGAGCGGCGCCGAGAGGCGTGAAGGCGGAGGAGAAGGGAAGGGCAGGGTCCCGCGCACTGAGGGGACGGACGGCGCTAACGCAGCGACGGACGCCTAATGCGGCAGCGGCGGGGGCGGAGGACCATGTCGCG
Protein-coding sequences here:
- the CNOT3 gene encoding CCR4-NOT transcription complex subunit 3 isoform X2, which translates into the protein MADKRKLQGEIDRCLKKVSEGVEQFEDIWQKLHNAANANQKEKYEADLKKEIKKLQRLRDQIKTWVASNEIKDKRQLIDNRKLIETQMERFKVVERETKTKAYSKEGLGLAQKVDPAQKEKEEVGQWLTNTIDTLNMQVDQFESEVESLSVQTRKKKGDKDKQDRIEGLKRHIEKHRYHVRMLETILRMLDNDSILVDAIRKIKDDVEYYVDSSQYPDFEENEFLYDDLDLEDIPQALVATSPPSHSHMEDEVFNQSSSTPTSTTSSSPIPPSPANCTTENSEDDKKRGRSTDSEVSQSPAKNGSKPVHSNQHPQSPAVPPSYSSGPPPATSALSTTPGNNGAPAPAAPSSAMGSKASPAPSHNSGTPAPYAQAVAPPAPSGPSTAQPRPPSVQPGGGGGGGGGGGGSSSSNNSSGAGGAGKQNGATSYSSVVADSPAEVALSSSGGSSTNNQALGPPPGPHNPPPSTSKEPSVAAPPGAGGVAPGSGNNAGGPSLLVPLPVNPSSSPTPSFSEAKAAGALLNGPPQFSTAPEIKAPEPLSSLKSMAERAAISSGIEDPVPTLHLTERDIILSSTSAPPASAQPPLQLSEVNIPLSLGVCPLGPVPLTKEQLYQQAMEEAAWHHMPHPSDSERIRQYLPRNPCPTPPYHHQMPPPHSDTVEFYQRLSTETLFFIFYYLEGTKAQYLAAKALKKQSWRFHTKYMMWFQRHEEPKTITDEFEQGTYIYFDYEKWGQRKKEGFTFEYRYLEDRDLQ
- the CNOT3 gene encoding CCR4-NOT transcription complex subunit 3 isoform X1, with the protein product MADKRKLQGEIDRCLKKVSEGVEQFEDIWQKLHNAANANQKEKYEADLKKEIKKLQRLRDQIKTWVASNEIKDKRQLIDNRKLIETQMERFKVVERETKTKAYSKEGLGLAQKVDPAQKEKEEVGQWLTNTIDTLNMQVDQFESEVESLSVQTRKKKGDKDQKQDRIEGLKRHIEKHRYHVRMLETILRMLDNDSILVDAIRKIKDDVEYYVDSSQYPDFEENEFLYDDLDLEDIPQALVATSPPSHSHMEDEVFNQSSSTPTSTTSSSPIPPSPANCTTENSEDDKKRGRSTDSEVSQSPAKNGSKPVHSNQHPQSPAVPPSYSSGPPPATSALSTTPGNNGAPAPAAPSSAMGSKASPAPSHNSGTPAPYAQAVAPPAPSGPSTAQPRPPSVQPGGGGGGGGGGGGSSSSNNSSGAGGAGKQNGATSYSSVVADSPAEVALSSSGGSSTNNQALGPPPGPHNPPPSTSKEPSVAAPPGAGGVAPGSGNNAGGPSLLVPLPVNPSSSPTPSFSEAKAAGALLNGPPQFSTAPEIKAPEPLSSLKSMAERAAISSGIEDPVPTLHLTERDIILSSTSAPPASAQPPLQLSEVNIPLSLGVCPLGPVPLTKEQLYQQAMEEAAWHHMPHPSDSERIRQYLPRNPCPTPPYHHQMPPPHSDTVEFYQRLSTETLFFIFYYLEGTKAQYLAAKALKKQSWRFHTKYMMWFQRHEEPKTITDEFEQGTYIYFDYEKWGQRKKEGFTFEYRYLEDRDLQ